From the Leptolyngbya sp. O-77 genome, one window contains:
- a CDS encoding TAXI family TRAP transporter solute-binding subunit, translating to MQSKFAIPVVVLSVLGAIAFAAQWTVEQRRVYQLTIATGNPDGEYYAFASALSNVVAAHEPKIQIRVLETEGSQQNATLLAQKETDLGIIQGDTALDPSVQAIAYLFPEICHLIAAPSASIQQFTDLKGKRVAIPPVGSGSYAIFRHFQAHYNLQDSDFRPLPMTTSESYAALEAGQIDALFRVIALGSPSIRGLLQRTQAQLVPIDQAESMRLTLPVLEASEIPKGTYDGALPIPDKDIPAVGLRAILVTRRDLEPAIAKVITQTLFEFRNELVSQYPRATLMRLPDARENLGLSLHPGARNYYNQDEPAFLVEYAEVMGFLLSFAVLLASSLWQFRRWLDERQKNRADMYNLKVLALLEQVEQAKTPEELESLRQTLFEMFQKVVTDLDTDRISQASFQSFTFPWDVALSTIRHRELLMSRAMDYKDQKPEVRR from the coding sequence ATGCAGAGCAAATTTGCAATTCCTGTGGTGGTGCTGAGCGTGCTGGGGGCGATCGCCTTTGCGGCGCAGTGGACGGTCGAGCAGCGGCGCGTCTACCAACTCACCATCGCCACGGGTAACCCGGATGGCGAGTATTACGCCTTTGCCAGCGCCCTGTCGAATGTGGTGGCCGCGCACGAACCCAAAATTCAGATTCGCGTACTGGAAACAGAAGGCTCTCAGCAAAATGCAACGCTGCTGGCTCAGAAAGAGACCGATCTGGGCATCATTCAGGGCGACACAGCGCTTGACCCGTCGGTGCAGGCGATCGCCTACCTGTTTCCCGAAATTTGCCACCTAATTGCCGCGCCCAGCGCCAGCATTCAGCAATTTACCGACCTCAAGGGCAAGCGCGTTGCCATTCCGCCCGTGGGCAGCGGTTCCTATGCCATCTTTCGGCACTTCCAGGCGCACTACAACCTCCAGGACAGCGACTTTCGCCCCTTGCCCATGACCACCAGCGAATCCTACGCAGCGCTGGAGGCTGGGCAAATCGACGCGCTGTTTCGCGTAATTGCTCTGGGTAGTCCCTCCATTCGCGGGCTGCTCCAGCGGACTCAGGCGCAGCTCGTACCCATCGACCAGGCAGAATCCATGCGGCTGACGCTGCCCGTGCTGGAAGCCAGCGAAATTCCCAAAGGAACCTATGACGGAGCGCTGCCAATTCCCGACAAAGATATTCCGGCCGTGGGGCTGCGGGCGATTTTGGTAACGCGGCGGGATCTGGAACCGGCGATCGCCAAGGTCATTACCCAAACCCTGTTTGAATTTCGCAACGAACTGGTCAGCCAGTATCCCCGTGCTACCCTGATGCGCCTGCCCGATGCCCGCGAAAACCTGGGTCTGTCGCTGCATCCAGGCGCTCGCAATTACTACAACCAGGACGAACCCGCCTTTTTGGTGGAATATGCCGAAGTAATGGGCTTTTTGCTGTCTTTCGCAGTTTTGTTGGCCTCTAGCTTATGGCAATTTCGCCGCTGGCTTGATGAACGCCAGAAAAACCGTGCCGATATGTACAACCTAAAAGTGCTGGCGCTGCTAGAACAAGTGGAACAAGCGAAAACCCCAGAGGAACTGGAGTCTCTGCGCCAAACCCTGTTTGAAATGTTCCAAAAGGTAGTGACCGACCTTGACACCGACCGCATCTCCCAGGCTTCATTTCAGTCCTTTACTTTTCCCTGGGATGTGGCCCTCAGCACGATTCGCCATCGAGAATTGTTGATGAGTCGTGCGATGGATTACAAAGATCAGAAACCAGAGGTGCGGCGATGA
- the urtE gene encoding urea ABC transporter ATP-binding subunit UrtE, with protein MSQTNSAVAYETPAVADDAMLRVSGLNVYYGESHILRNVDLTVPRGQMVCLIGRNGVGKTTLLKTIMGLLKPRSGNITFDGRSLLERTPDQRARLGIGYVPQGREVIPRLTVQENLILGREARADKAGRSTNQVPDYIYDLFPVLKTMLDRMGGDLSGGQQQQLAIARALMGKPKLLVLDEPTEGIQPSIILDIENAVRQIVASTGISVLLVEQHLHFVRQADRYYAMQKGGIVASGPTSELSNDVIQQFLAV; from the coding sequence ATGAGCCAAACCAACTCTGCTGTCGCCTACGAAACGCCCGCCGTTGCTGATGACGCGATGCTCCGCGTATCGGGGCTGAATGTGTATTACGGCGAGAGTCATATTTTACGGAATGTTGATCTCACGGTGCCGCGGGGGCAGATGGTGTGCCTGATTGGGCGCAACGGCGTGGGCAAGACGACCCTGCTGAAGACCATCATGGGTCTGCTAAAGCCGCGCAGTGGGAATATCACGTTCGATGGGCGATCGCTCTTAGAACGGACTCCCGACCAGCGGGCGCGGCTGGGCATTGGCTACGTCCCACAGGGGCGCGAGGTGATTCCCCGGCTGACGGTGCAGGAAAATCTGATCCTGGGGCGCGAAGCAAGGGCAGACAAGGCAGGACGCAGTACCAACCAGGTTCCCGACTATATCTACGACCTGTTTCCCGTCCTAAAGACCATGCTGGATCGGATGGGCGGCGACCTGTCGGGTGGGCAGCAGCAGCAGTTGGCGATCGCCCGCGCCCTCATGGGCAAGCCCAAACTCCTGGTGCTGGACGAACCCACCGAAGGCATTCAGCCCTCGATCATCCTGGATATCGAAAATGCCGTGCGCCAGATCGTTGCCTCCACAGGGATTTCGGTTCTTTTGGTGGAGCAGCATTTGCATTTCGTGCGCCAGGCCGACCGCTACTACGCTATGCAAAAGGGCGGCATTGTCGCCTCTGGCCCGACTAGCGAACTCAGTAATGACGTGATCCAGCAATTCCTGGCCGTGTAA
- a CDS encoding ABC transporter permease subunit has translation MVASILDGIFNGVSIGSILLLAALGLAIVFGLMGVINMAHGELMMLGAYTTFVVQNAFRAIGGPLFEVYIFFALIAAFVVAALVGLLLERGVIRYLYGRPLETLLATWGVSLILQQFVRSVNWVLVFGLALFCILYFGGQWLAKRRPDFDRVKGWVTALLLALSGAIALMAGNVLARTYGLAVTQPWFGAQNKDVTAPAWLRGGIPLGNYQLPYTRLFIMVLTVLCVLGVYWFLNRTAWGLRIRAVTQNRNMSACLGIPTRTVDALTFALGSGLAGIAGCALSLLGSVGPNTGQNYIVNTFMVVVVGGVGKLIGTIVGAMAIGITDYIIGTGMLANLTNIPFIKDFFTFFATTSMAKVMVFALIVLFLQFRPAGMFPQKGRTVDA, from the coding sequence GTGGTTGCAAGTATTTTGGACGGTATTTTTAACGGAGTCAGCATCGGCTCGATTTTGCTGCTGGCGGCGCTGGGATTGGCGATTGTGTTTGGCTTGATGGGCGTGATCAACATGGCCCACGGCGAGCTAATGATGCTTGGCGCTTACACGACCTTCGTGGTGCAGAATGCGTTCAGAGCAATCGGTGGGCCGCTGTTTGAGGTTTATATTTTCTTTGCACTGATTGCGGCGTTTGTCGTTGCGGCGCTGGTGGGGCTGCTGCTAGAGCGGGGTGTGATTCGCTATCTCTACGGGCGACCGCTGGAAACACTTCTAGCCACCTGGGGCGTGAGCCTGATTTTGCAGCAGTTTGTTCGCAGTGTGAACTGGGTGCTGGTGTTTGGCTTGGCTCTATTTTGCATTTTGTACTTTGGTGGACAGTGGCTTGCGAAGCGTCGTCCTGATTTTGACCGGGTGAAAGGCTGGGTCACAGCGCTGCTGCTGGCGCTGTCGGGGGCGATCGCCCTTATGGCGGGCAACGTCCTCGCCAGAACCTATGGGTTAGCTGTGACACAGCCTTGGTTTGGCGCACAAAACAAAGACGTGACTGCACCGGCCTGGCTACGTGGCGGCATTCCCCTCGGCAACTACCAACTTCCCTACACGCGCCTGTTCATCATGGTGCTGACGGTGCTGTGTGTGCTAGGGGTCTACTGGTTTCTGAACCGCACCGCCTGGGGGCTGCGAATTCGCGCTGTCACCCAAAACCGCAACATGAGCGCCTGTCTGGGCATTCCCACTCGCACTGTGGACGCACTCACGTTTGCCTTGGGGTCGGGACTGGCGGGCATTGCCGGATGCGCCCTCAGCCTGCTGGGTTCTGTTGGCCCCAACACGGGACAAAATTACATCGTGAATACGTTCATGGTGGTGGTTGTGGGTGGCGTGGGCAAACTCATTGGCACGATTGTCGGCGCGATGGCAATTGGCATCACGGACTACATCATTGGCACCGGAATGCTGGCAAACTTGACCAATATCCCGTTTATCAAGGACTTTTTCACCTTTTTTGCGACCACTAGCATGGCCAAGGTGATGGTGTTTGCCCTAATCGTCCTATTTCTCCAGTTTCGTCCGGCGGGGATGTTCCCGCAGAAAGGACGCACGGTGGATGCCTAG
- a CDS encoding monovalent cation:proton antiporter-2 (CPA2) family protein, which produces MDSSLFFQAFIYLMAAVLSVPISKRLGLGSVLGYLIAGVIIGPFVMGLVGQEGQDVMRFAEFGVVMMLFLVGLQLQPDLLWRLRVPIVGLGGLQMVANVLLITGLAMLVGLSWKMAMAIALILPFSSTAIGVQTLNERGLMKTEGGQSAFAVLLFQAVAVIPILALLPLLSAAPPAMTQQTVSAASTLAGWQQTLLVIGTVGGIILGGRFLMQPVFRFIAATRLRESFTATALLLVVGITLAMQTVGLSPALGTFVAGVVLAESEYRHELMSTIEPFQSLLLGLFFISVGASIDFNLILAQPMLIAGLIAGITVLKCGVLVGLGNLFRLALSQSLLFAFSLVQGDEFAFVLFSFAAQTKVLTEDLAGILIAVVALSMLLSPLMMIAYDRLIVPHFETPTEEREADEIDESDSPAIIVGFGRFGQIVGRLLIANGYRITVLEHNPAQIDLLRRFGWKVFYGDAARLDLLHAAGAAEARLLVLAIDDREKMREIVQLAHKHFSRLKILARAGDRRHAYELIRSGVDVIQRETFSSALDLGVEALKLMGMRAYRAHRAAQIFKQHDEAALRDVAAMEGDDTALIARSRQLAEDLERILQTDAEDRRDEGDRAWDVSALRKDPAEKASAEAAVDRNPDADTAPVNPSKI; this is translated from the coding sequence ATGGACAGTAGCTTATTTTTTCAGGCGTTTATTTACCTGATGGCGGCGGTGCTGTCGGTGCCCATTTCCAAGCGGCTGGGGCTGGGGTCGGTGCTGGGCTACCTGATTGCGGGCGTAATTATCGGCCCGTTTGTCATGGGACTGGTGGGGCAAGAAGGGCAAGATGTCATGCGCTTCGCCGAGTTTGGCGTGGTGATGATGCTGTTTTTGGTGGGGTTGCAGCTTCAGCCCGATTTGCTGTGGCGGCTGCGGGTGCCGATCGTGGGGCTGGGCGGGTTGCAGATGGTGGCAAACGTGCTGCTGATTACGGGCTTGGCGATGCTGGTGGGGCTGTCGTGGAAAATGGCAATGGCGATCGCTCTCATCCTCCCCTTCTCCTCCACCGCCATCGGCGTGCAAACCCTGAACGAGCGCGGTCTGATGAAAACCGAGGGTGGCCAGTCAGCCTTTGCAGTGCTGCTATTCCAGGCGGTGGCGGTAATTCCTATCCTGGCGCTGTTGCCGCTGCTGTCGGCGGCTCCGCCCGCTATGACTCAACAGACCGTTTCGGCAGCAAGCACCCTGGCGGGCTGGCAGCAAACCCTGCTGGTGATCGGCACGGTTGGCGGCATTATCCTGGGCGGGCGGTTTCTCATGCAGCCGGTGTTTCGCTTCATCGCCGCGACGCGCCTGCGGGAGAGCTTCACGGCGACGGCGCTGCTGCTTGTGGTGGGCATCACGCTGGCGATGCAGACGGTAGGCTTGTCGCCTGCACTGGGCACGTTTGTAGCAGGCGTGGTGCTGGCGGAGAGTGAATATCGCCACGAGCTGATGAGCACGATCGAGCCGTTTCAAAGCCTCTTGCTGGGGCTGTTTTTCATCTCCGTCGGGGCCAGCATCGACTTCAACCTGATCCTGGCACAGCCGATGCTAATCGCGGGGCTGATCGCGGGCATTACAGTTCTCAAATGTGGCGTGCTGGTGGGGTTGGGCAACTTGTTTAGGCTGGCGCTGAGTCAGAGCCTTTTGTTTGCCTTTTCGCTGGTGCAGGGCGACGAGTTTGCCTTTGTGCTGTTTTCTTTTGCCGCGCAAACCAAAGTGCTGACAGAAGATCTGGCGGGGATTTTGATTGCAGTGGTGGCGCTGTCGATGTTGCTGTCGCCCCTGATGATGATTGCCTATGATCGCCTGATTGTGCCCCACTTTGAAACGCCGACCGAAGAACGCGAGGCCGATGAAATTGATGAATCGGATAGTCCGGCGATCATCGTCGGGTTTGGGCGGTTTGGGCAAATCGTTGGGCGCTTGCTGATTGCCAATGGCTATCGCATCACTGTGCTAGAGCATAACCCGGCGCAGATTGACCTGCTGCGACGCTTTGGCTGGAAGGTGTTTTATGGCGATGCGGCGCGGCTGGATTTGCTGCACGCGGCGGGGGCGGCAGAGGCTCGGCTGCTGGTGCTGGCGATCGACGATCGTGAAAAAATGCGGGAGATTGTGCAGTTGGCGCACAAGCATTTTTCCCGCCTGAAGATTCTGGCGCGGGCGGGCGATCGCCGTCATGCCTACGAACTCATCCGCAGCGGCGTAGACGTGATCCAGCGGGAAACCTTTAGCTCGGCGCTGGATCTGGGCGTGGAAGCACTGAAACTTATGGGAATGCGGGCCTATCGGGCCCACCGCGCAGCGCAGATCTTTAAGCAGCACGATGAAGCGGCGCTACGTGATGTGGCTGCGATGGAAGGCGACGACACCGCCCTGATTGCGCGATCGCGCCAGTTGGCAGAAGATTTAGAGCGCATCTTGCAGACCGATGCAGAAGATCGACGAGACGAGGGCGATCGCGCCTGGGACGTTTCTGCTCTACGAAAAGACCCAGCCGAAAAAGCCTCAGCCGAAGCCGCTGTTGACCGCAACCCAGATGCAGATACCGCACCTGTCAACCCATCCAAAATCTGA
- a CDS encoding NAD(P)H-dependent oxidoreductase, with amino-acid sequence MGNPNRILILFAHPALEKSRVNRQLIRAVQGLDSITLHDLYEQYPNFHINVKLEQDLLRSHDIIVFQHPFYWYSSPAILKEWQDLVLEYGFAYGQGGTALRSKKFLSAITTGGSEKAYCRQGHNYFTIRELLTPFEQTARLCGMDYLPPFVITGTHQLRASDQIAPYAEAYRMALVALRDGTVDWPTLLQQKTLNAYLTQILPQVLPQAMQPAEIAQHGQ; translated from the coding sequence ATGGGCAACCCAAACCGTATTCTGATCTTGTTCGCGCATCCAGCACTAGAAAAGTCGCGGGTCAATCGTCAACTGATTCGCGCGGTGCAGGGACTCGATTCCATCACCCTGCACGATCTCTACGAGCAATATCCCAACTTTCACATCAACGTGAAGCTCGAACAGGATTTGCTGCGATCGCACGACATTATTGTGTTCCAGCATCCGTTCTACTGGTACAGCAGCCCCGCCATTCTCAAAGAGTGGCAAGACCTGGTGCTGGAATATGGCTTTGCCTATGGGCAGGGCGGCACGGCGCTGCGGAGCAAAAAGTTTCTTTCGGCAATCACCACAGGCGGCAGCGAAAAGGCTTATTGTCGGCAGGGACACAACTATTTCACGATTCGGGAATTGCTCACGCCCTTTGAGCAGACGGCGCGGCTCTGCGGCATGGACTATCTGCCGCCGTTTGTGATCACGGGGACACACCAACTGCGAGCCTCTGACCAGATTGCGCCCTATGCCGAGGCTTATCGGATGGCGCTGGTGGCATTGCGGGACGGCACGGTGGACTGGCCCACGCTACTGCAACAAAAAACCCTCAACGCCTATTTGACGCAAATTTTGCCCCAAGTTTTGCCTCAAGCGATGCAACCTGCGGAGATTGCCCAGCATGGACAGTAG
- the ureG gene encoding urease accessory protein UreG — protein MNTFRVGIAGPVGSGKTALVDRLCKAMRETYNLAVVTNDIYTKEDAQFLVRSEALTGDRIVGVETGGCPHTAIREDASINLVAIEQLEQQFQPDLIFVESGGDNLASTFSPELVDLTIYVIDVAAGDKIPRKGGPGITKSDLLVINKIDLAPLVGADLGVMERDARKMRGDKPFVFTNLKINQELDTIVRFIELHMGRSSLQTSA, from the coding sequence ATGAATACTTTTCGCGTTGGTATTGCTGGCCCTGTGGGTTCTGGGAAGACGGCTCTGGTTGATCGCTTGTGTAAGGCGATGCGGGAGACGTATAACTTGGCAGTGGTGACGAACGATATCTATACGAAAGAAGACGCGCAGTTTTTGGTGCGGAGTGAGGCGCTGACGGGCGATCGCATCGTAGGCGTAGAGACGGGCGGCTGTCCTCATACGGCGATTCGCGAAGATGCGTCGATTAACCTGGTGGCGATTGAGCAGCTAGAGCAGCAGTTTCAGCCTGATTTAATCTTTGTGGAAAGCGGCGGCGATAACCTCGCGTCTACCTTCAGCCCGGAACTGGTGGATTTGACGATCTACGTCATCGACGTGGCCGCTGGGGACAAGATTCCCCGCAAGGGCGGCCCTGGCATTACCAAATCTGACCTGCTGGTGATTAACAAAATCGACCTGGCCCCGCTGGTGGGCGCAGACCTGGGTGTGATGGAGCGCGATGCCCGCAAGATGCGCGGCGACAAGCCGTTTGTCTTTACGAATTTGAAGATCAATCAGGAACTAGATACCATTGTTCGCTTCATCGAACTGCACATGGGAAGATCGTCTTTGCAAACGTCGGCTTGA
- the urtD gene encoding urea ABC transporter ATP-binding protein UrtD, with translation MNEKILEIDDLTVSFDGFKALNHLNFSLDKGELRVIIGPNGAGKTTFLDIITGKTKPTEGQVRFKGRNLRPYAEHEIAQMGVGRKFQTPRVYLNLSTRENLELAANRQKSVIHTLFRKTLNAERRTVAELLETIGLSHKADMKANLLSHGEKQWLEIGMLVAQSPDLLLVDEPVAGLTDEETERTGELLLSLAESHSIIVIEHDMEFVRQIARGTVTVLHQGSVLCEGTIDEVQSDPRVIEVYLGQEIHADGPISLEDTEELLEAVEGV, from the coding sequence ATGAACGAAAAAATCTTGGAGATTGATGACCTGACCGTCAGCTTTGACGGGTTCAAAGCCCTCAATCATCTTAACTTCAGCCTCGATAAGGGGGAACTGCGCGTCATCATCGGCCCCAACGGTGCAGGCAAGACGACCTTTCTCGACATCATTACGGGAAAAACCAAGCCCACCGAAGGACAGGTACGATTCAAAGGTCGGAATCTGCGTCCCTACGCTGAGCATGAAATCGCGCAGATGGGCGTGGGGCGGAAGTTTCAAACGCCACGAGTGTACCTGAACCTGTCCACCCGCGAAAACCTAGAGCTAGCCGCCAACCGCCAAAAGTCCGTCATTCACACTCTATTTCGCAAGACGCTGAACGCTGAGCGGCGAACGGTGGCGGAACTGCTGGAAACCATTGGTCTGTCACACAAAGCGGACATGAAAGCGAATCTGCTGTCGCACGGCGAAAAGCAGTGGCTAGAAATTGGGATGCTGGTCGCGCAATCCCCTGATTTGCTGCTGGTGGATGAACCCGTGGCCGGACTGACGGACGAAGAAACGGAACGCACGGGTGAACTGCTTCTGTCCTTGGCGGAGAGCCACTCGATCATCGTGATCGAACATGACATGGAATTCGTTCGCCAAATTGCTAGAGGCACGGTTACGGTGCTGCACCAGGGTTCTGTCCTCTGTGAAGGCACCATCGACGAGGTGCAGTCTGACCCCCGCGTTATTGAGGTTTACCTGGGTCAAGAAATTCACGCCGACGGCCCCATTAGCCTGGAAGACACTGAGGAACTGCTAGAGGCTGTCGAAGGCGTGTAG
- the urtC gene encoding urea ABC transporter permease subunit UrtC, translated as MAVDTFVPNRTVNLAKRRSLLIEIAIVAAIALFLIFALPWMISAFRLNLMGRFLALAIVALGIDLIWGFTGLLSLGHGIFFTLGGYALAMHLKLPQPPGSGLPDFMSLYGVSELPWFWRPFYSAPFSMMAIAVIPAIIAGLLGYVIFRNRIRGVYFSILTQAATIIFFNFFNGQQKLFNGTNGLTDFRSVFGLPVKDNRTQYILYIVTILFVVAAYALCRWLTSGRFGRLLVAIRDDESRVRFTGYNPTGFKILVFAVSGALAGIAGALFTLQSGIVSPNTMNIAFSIEMVIWVAVGGRATLVGAILGAVVVNLAKSLLSEKFPDFWLFFQGGLFLLVVLLLPSGIIGWLRTSGVNLYKQLTGQTRLSTYPSLEEDPEVEYERKNLGD; from the coding sequence ATGGCCGTTGACACTTTTGTTCCCAATCGCACCGTAAACCTGGCAAAGCGGCGATCGCTCTTGATAGAAATTGCCATCGTAGCGGCGATCGCCCTGTTCCTCATCTTCGCGCTGCCCTGGATGATTTCCGCCTTTCGCCTCAACCTGATGGGTCGATTCTTGGCGCTAGCCATCGTCGCCCTCGGCATCGACCTAATCTGGGGCTTCACTGGGTTACTTAGCTTGGGACATGGCATCTTTTTCACGCTGGGCGGCTACGCCCTGGCTATGCACCTGAAGTTGCCCCAGCCGCCAGGAAGCGGGCTTCCAGATTTCATGTCGCTTTATGGAGTCAGCGAGTTGCCCTGGTTCTGGCGACCGTTTTACTCTGCGCCATTTTCTATGATGGCGATCGCCGTTATTCCCGCCATCATTGCCGGACTGCTGGGCTACGTCATCTTCCGAAACCGGATTCGCGGCGTGTATTTCTCCATCCTGACGCAAGCCGCAACAATCATCTTTTTCAACTTTTTCAATGGTCAGCAAAAGCTGTTCAACGGAACCAACGGTTTGACCGATTTTCGATCGGTCTTTGGGCTGCCCGTGAAGGACAACCGGACGCAATACATTCTCTACATTGTCACTATCTTATTTGTTGTGGCGGCCTACGCCCTTTGTCGATGGCTGACCAGCGGTCGGTTTGGTCGCCTCCTCGTGGCCATCCGCGATGATGAAAGTCGCGTTCGGTTTACAGGCTATAACCCAACGGGGTTCAAGATCCTGGTGTTTGCCGTGTCTGGTGCGCTGGCTGGAATCGCGGGTGCCCTATTCACGCTGCAATCGGGAATTGTGTCGCCCAACACGATGAACATTGCCTTCTCGATCGAAATGGTGATCTGGGTTGCAGTCGGTGGCCGCGCAACGCTGGTAGGCGCAATTTTGGGTGCAGTGGTTGTGAACCTGGCCAAGAGCCTGCTGAGTGAAAAGTTTCCTGATTTTTGGCTGTTTTTCCAGGGTGGCTTGTTTTTGCTGGTGGTGCTGCTGTTGCCGAGTGGCATCATTGGCTGGCTCCGCACGAGCGGCGTAAACCTCTATAAGCAACTCACTGGGCAAACACGACTGTCTACTTACCCCAGCTTAGAAGAAGACCCAGAGGTTGAATATGAACGAAAAAATCTTGGAGATTGA